From the Candidatus Eisenbacteria bacterium genome, one window contains:
- a CDS encoding amidohydrolase family protein — translation MVSIRHLLAAALVLAALAGNSAADTATPASPTVPSTSAPVTAIRFGRLVDGRGGVVPNAVVVVAGDRIRAAGPAARVAVPDGAAVLDLSRYTAIPGLIDAHTHLTYSWDGTPGSNPWQQLTSRRTAETVFLAQENARRTLGAGVTTVRDLGSWDYMDLSLRDLIARGSIVGPRMFVCGYGLHTTYMPFKPGEELPMGGRADGVDGVLRVVRQNIAAGADVIKMFGSTGSAADVSGEQTFTYEEMEAAVDVARARGKRVAIHSYGPDGARDAVRAGATSVEHATDLDDATLREMARRGTFYVPTIDHNRYYAENASIFGYDASVVAGLNAYRGRNLETLRRAVKAKVKIAMGSDALFTMCGENTRELRWFVEAGMTPAQALATATVNGAALLGMEKELGAIAPGYYADIVAVEGDPLTDIEAVVSRVRWVMKDGEVVVDRTGQAAR, via the coding sequence ATGGTTTCGATCCGGCACCTCCTCGCGGCGGCTCTGGTGCTCGCGGCGCTCGCCGGGAATTCCGCCGCCGACACGGCGACTCCCGCCTCGCCCACCGTTCCTTCGACTTCCGCCCCGGTCACGGCCATTCGGTTCGGCCGCCTCGTGGACGGCCGCGGCGGCGTGGTCCCGAACGCCGTCGTGGTCGTGGCGGGCGATCGGATCCGTGCGGCCGGTCCCGCCGCCCGCGTGGCAGTGCCGGACGGCGCGGCGGTTCTCGACCTCTCGCGCTACACCGCGATTCCAGGGCTGATCGACGCGCATACCCACCTCACGTACTCGTGGGACGGAACGCCTGGATCGAACCCATGGCAGCAGCTCACCTCACGCCGCACCGCGGAGACCGTCTTTCTCGCTCAGGAGAACGCGCGCCGGACGCTCGGGGCCGGGGTGACGACGGTCCGGGACCTGGGCTCCTGGGATTACATGGACCTCTCGCTTCGCGATCTCATCGCGCGAGGCTCGATCGTCGGGCCGCGGATGTTCGTCTGCGGGTACGGGCTCCACACCACGTACATGCCGTTCAAGCCCGGGGAGGAGCTTCCCATGGGCGGGCGCGCGGACGGGGTGGACGGCGTGCTGCGAGTCGTGCGGCAGAACATCGCCGCGGGAGCGGACGTGATCAAGATGTTCGGCTCGACCGGGAGCGCCGCGGACGTGAGCGGGGAGCAGACCTTCACGTACGAGGAGATGGAGGCCGCGGTGGACGTGGCGCGCGCGAGAGGGAAGCGCGTGGCGATCCATTCGTACGGCCCCGACGGCGCGCGCGATGCCGTGCGCGCGGGAGCGACGTCCGTGGAGCACGCGACCGACTTGGATGACGCGACGCTGCGCGAGATGGCGCGGCGCGGCACGTTCTACGTGCCCACGATCGACCACAACCGGTACTACGCCGAGAACGCCTCGATCTTCGGATACGACGCGTCGGTCGTGGCCGGGCTGAACGCGTACCGCGGGCGGAATCTGGAAACCCTGCGGCGCGCGGTGAAGGCCAAGGTGAAGATCGCCATGGGATCGGACGCGCTCTTCACGATGTGCGGCGAGAACACGCGCGAGCTGCGGTGGTTCGTCGAGGCCGGGATGACCCCGGCGCAGGCCTTGGCGACCGCGACCGTGAACGGCGCGGCGCTGCTCGGGATGGAGAAAGAGCTGGGCGCGATCGCGCCCGGATACTACGCGGACATCGTGGCGGTCGAGGGGGATCCGCTCACCGATATCGAGGCGGTGGTATCACGCGTCCGGTGGGTGATGAAGGACGGCGAGGTGGTTGTGGACCGGACGGGACAAGCCGCCCGGTAG
- a CDS encoding ABC transporter ATP-binding protein produces the protein MAAIDVCDLRKSYGSNVAVNGISFEVREGECFGLLGPNGAGKTTTLHLVVGALRPDSGEVRIHGESDPTRPSVRLRIGVAPQSLAIYGDLTGQENLEFFAKLYGLQGDRLRERIEMALEFAGLTARRKDRAATYSGGMQRRLNLVCGLMHDPSVILLDEPTVGVDPQSRNLLFDNIEALRRLGRTIVYTTHYMEEAERLCDRVAIVDHGKILALDTVENLRRTHGGPPVRRVIEESPHLEAVFLNLTGRTLRDT, from the coding sequence ATGGCCGCCATCGACGTGTGCGACCTCCGGAAGTCTTACGGCTCGAACGTCGCCGTGAACGGGATCTCGTTCGAGGTCCGCGAGGGCGAGTGCTTCGGGCTCCTCGGACCGAACGGCGCCGGAAAGACGACCACCCTGCACCTGGTGGTCGGCGCGCTCCGTCCGGACTCCGGAGAGGTTCGGATTCACGGCGAATCCGATCCCACGCGGCCCTCGGTCCGCCTCCGGATCGGCGTCGCGCCCCAGTCGCTCGCGATCTACGGGGACCTCACCGGGCAGGAGAACCTCGAGTTCTTCGCGAAGCTCTACGGGCTCCAAGGCGACCGGCTCCGCGAGCGCATCGAGATGGCGCTCGAGTTCGCGGGGCTCACCGCGCGGCGCAAGGATCGAGCCGCGACGTACTCGGGAGGCATGCAGCGCCGTCTCAATCTGGTGTGCGGGCTCATGCACGATCCTTCCGTCATCCTCCTGGACGAGCCCACCGTCGGCGTCGATCCCCAATCCCGGAATCTTCTCTTCGACAACATCGAGGCGCTGAGACGGCTCGGCCGCACGATCGTCTACACCACGCACTACATGGAGGAGGCGGAGCGGCTGTGCGACCGCGTCGCCATCGTGGACCACGGGAAGATTCTCGCGCTCGACACGGTCGAGAACCTCCGCCGGACGCATGGCGGGCCACCCGTCCGGCGCGTCATCGAAGAGAGCCCCCATCTCGAGGCCGTGTTTCTGAACCTGACGGGCCGGACCCTGCGCGACACATGA
- a CDS encoding ABC transporter permease yields MSSILAIARKDLRLLFRDRAGFFWVLGWPFLMALFFGSIIGGSDETSPMKVALVDEDRTDYSRAFGAELRKSSALEILEAPRDSATTLVRRGRLTGYIALRPGMGASLGFGGDSATIELGLDPSRRAEAGYLEGLVTQALVQSMQGSFGPDGTGRASLRERMAAVQTDTTITVERRDDLTSFYTNLDRFLGSLDTVTTSGTGSATGSDATRALGPNLEITAVTGQGDGPRSAFEVTFPSAMMWALIGVCMSFAISIVQERLTGTYLRLRLAPISKAQILAGKGLAAFLAALGATVLLLAFGSLVLGVRIASVPKLAAAVLACAFCFVGLMMLISTLGRTHQAVAGAGWALLLVQSMTGGGMIPLIAMPPWMQAVSHFSLVKWGVLSVEGAIWRGFSWNEMLIPVSILLAVGGIAFLIGARALHRSDT; encoded by the coding sequence ATGAGCTCGATCCTCGCCATCGCCCGGAAGGATCTCCGGCTCCTCTTCCGGGATCGCGCGGGGTTCTTCTGGGTGCTCGGCTGGCCCTTCCTGATGGCGCTCTTCTTCGGGTCCATCATCGGAGGGAGCGACGAGACCTCTCCGATGAAGGTCGCCCTCGTGGACGAGGACCGGACCGACTACTCGCGCGCGTTCGGGGCGGAGCTCCGGAAGTCCAGCGCGCTCGAGATCCTGGAGGCGCCGCGCGACTCCGCGACGACGCTCGTGCGGCGCGGCCGCCTCACCGGGTACATCGCGCTCCGGCCCGGCATGGGCGCCTCGCTCGGCTTCGGAGGAGACTCGGCGACGATCGAGCTGGGACTGGACCCGAGCCGGCGCGCGGAGGCCGGCTACCTGGAGGGGCTCGTGACCCAGGCCCTCGTTCAATCCATGCAGGGCTCGTTCGGCCCGGATGGAACCGGAAGAGCCTCGCTCCGCGAGAGGATGGCGGCCGTCCAGACCGACACCACGATCACCGTCGAGCGCCGTGACGACCTGACCTCGTTCTACACCAACCTCGACCGGTTCCTCGGCTCCCTCGACACCGTCACCACATCCGGGACCGGCTCCGCGACCGGCTCCGACGCGACCCGTGCCCTCGGCCCCAACCTCGAGATCACCGCCGTGACCGGTCAGGGAGACGGCCCGCGGAGCGCCTTCGAGGTGACCTTCCCCTCCGCGATGATGTGGGCCCTGATCGGCGTCTGCATGAGCTTCGCGATCTCGATCGTGCAAGAGCGCCTCACCGGAACGTACCTGCGTCTCCGCCTCGCGCCGATCTCGAAGGCGCAGATCCTCGCGGGGAAGGGGCTCGCCGCGTTCCTCGCCGCGCTCGGAGCGACCGTTCTCCTCCTCGCGTTCGGCTCTCTCGTCCTCGGCGTGAGGATCGCGAGCGTGCCGAAGCTCGCCGCGGCGGTGCTCGCGTGCGCCTTCTGCTTCGTCGGCCTCATGATGCTGATCTCGACGCTCGGGAGAACCCACCAGGCGGTCGCGGGGGCGGGCTGGGCGCTCCTCCTCGTCCAGTCGATGACGGGCGGCGGCATGATCCCGCTCATCGCCATGCCCCCCTGGATGCAGGCCGTGAGCCATTTCAGCCTCGTCAAGTGGGGAGTTCTCTCGGTGGAGGGCGCCATCTGGCGCGGATTCTCGTGGAATGAGATGCTAATTCCCGTGAGCATCCTCCTTGCCGTGGGGGGCATCGCCTTCCTGATCGGAGCGCGCGCGCTCCATCGCTCCGACACGTGA
- a CDS encoding esterase-like activity of phytase family protein, with protein sequence MTALGPERPRGWSRPSPPSARRVRSLLLLLALGLCGCAASRSGNEASAGIELIPVGRYDFEAQPTGDPALLAEELSGIVWIGGEQYLTVGDDHASVHQLTIHLDPVTGRVVDAQFRTPVRLADPSGTVIPDSLGSDREGIAFIPQTHEVWISNEHTEGDQSRSSLARHRLRDGRMLELVRTDGTSMLRIFSRQRLNGGFEALARTADGSTYWVANEMPLSIDGEPATDSTGGIVRLQRLDGQMRPLRQYAYDLDPYLAKIQSPPQLAGFAVSGLSELLVLEGEKLLGLERSFAGDSTGNANLRVRLYEIDLRGATDVGVLGWAEGLKGRSYRTVTKRLLWQENFGLTTSNFEGMTLGPTLENGDRSLILIADNNGGRSEALYVLRVRGLRS encoded by the coding sequence GTGACGGCCCTCGGGCCCGAGCGGCCGCGCGGGTGGTCGCGCCCGTCGCCTCCCTCCGCGCGTCGCGTCCGCTCCCTCCTCCTCCTGCTCGCTCTGGGCCTTTGCGGTTGCGCCGCCAGCCGCTCCGGAAACGAAGCATCCGCGGGCATCGAGCTGATCCCGGTCGGCCGGTATGATTTCGAGGCGCAGCCGACGGGAGACCCCGCGCTCCTCGCCGAGGAGCTGAGCGGCATCGTCTGGATCGGAGGCGAGCAGTACCTGACCGTCGGCGACGACCACGCGAGCGTGCACCAGCTCACGATCCACCTCGATCCGGTGACGGGACGCGTGGTGGACGCCCAGTTCCGCACGCCGGTGCGGCTCGCCGATCCCTCCGGCACGGTCATCCCCGATTCCCTGGGCTCGGATCGGGAGGGCATCGCGTTCATTCCCCAGACGCACGAGGTGTGGATCTCGAATGAGCACACCGAGGGGGACCAGAGCCGCTCCTCGCTCGCCCGGCACCGGCTCCGGGACGGTCGCATGCTCGAGCTCGTGCGGACCGACGGCACGAGCATGCTTCGGATCTTCTCGCGACAGCGGTTGAACGGCGGATTCGAGGCGCTCGCGCGAACCGCCGACGGCTCCACGTACTGGGTCGCGAACGAGATGCCGCTCTCGATCGACGGTGAGCCGGCGACGGACAGCACGGGCGGGATCGTGCGCCTCCAGCGGCTCGACGGCCAGATGCGGCCGCTCCGCCAGTACGCGTACGATCTCGATCCCTACCTCGCGAAGATCCAGTCTCCCCCCCAGCTCGCCGGGTTCGCGGTGAGCGGGCTCAGCGAGCTGCTGGTCCTGGAAGGCGAGAAGCTCCTCGGGCTGGAGCGCTCCTTCGCCGGGGACTCGACCGGGAACGCGAATCTGCGGGTGCGCCTCTACGAGATCGATCTCAGGGGAGCGACGGACGTGGGCGTGCTCGGGTGGGCGGAAGGCCTGAAGGGACGGTCGTACCGGACGGTCACGAAGCGGCTCCTCTGGCAGGAGAACTTCGGGCTCACGACGTCCAACTTCGAGGGGATGACGCTCGGCCCCACCCTCGAGAACGGAGACCGGTCTCTCATCCTGATCGCGGACAACAACGGCGGAAGGAGCGAAGCGCTCTACGTGCTCCGCGTGCGCGGGCTCCGATCCTGA
- a CDS encoding CHAT domain-containing tetratricopeptide repeat protein, protein MRSGEAHGSSLPIPESPALASWLSAADSASRALLENGDTDGALALYERELARARASLSPEHPELAARHERLGAVAWTAGDYERARTELEAALLLHERAGEHDSTAIAGVLGLLGSIVLEQGDPPAAVRLHERALDLVEPASPSGPATAAALERLGASLAASGKHQEARTHHLRALAIREASGDSLGVASCLQHVALEAVRAGDAAAARAAFLRARSILNDGASPDHPGVAVSVSGLAALARADGDLDRARAHDREAVAIRRRALGSEHPLLAEALVAYAGSLIRTGHSADAVDAALEAEGIRRDHLRSIVRSVPESQALRYEARLASGIGAAVAASIRTWDSTVVERVWDAVTRSRALVLDGMASRHRWTQLRADSAILALASDAARARQGIARLSARGPDGMDPRAYRATLERLKATREDLERKLLARRPDAVVDLKRDGAGIADVRQALPAGGGIVSLVRYLDPATSPQPTAGPGAAAGDGSPGRSSPGTWSYAAFVTSGASSHGRVVPLGDAEELDSLVATWRRAMTVRGRETGGASDGAAPSAERLGSILRQRLWDPVRPHLAGAERVIFVPDGSFHLVNPMALPLDGGRYLVEEGPTFQILSSERDLIGPARPAAPGTGFLAVADPDFDAPRRSMSALDPVRQRDPQRERDPGPRDGADPVYRGSGPCAAASAPGVWPPLPGSAREVEEIARLWERRHGGATHVFRDAAATEGAVQKHAPGKRAIHLATHGFFEGSCEGENPLLSTGLVLAGANRAAADSAEGMSTEDGLLTADEISGMDLAGLESVVLSGCDTGVGVVRAGEGVFGLRRAFEIAGAQSLVLTLWPVTDRDAGDWTVRFYEARLVKGLDTASAARDASRRVLEQQRAAGQAIDPFPWGAFIAAGR, encoded by the coding sequence GTGCGCTCCGGCGAGGCCCACGGGAGCAGCCTGCCGATCCCGGAGAGCCCCGCCCTCGCAAGCTGGCTCTCGGCAGCGGATTCGGCCTCCCGAGCGCTTCTCGAGAACGGTGACACCGACGGCGCGCTCGCTCTCTACGAGCGGGAGCTCGCCCGCGCCCGCGCGTCGCTCTCTCCCGAGCACCCCGAGCTCGCCGCGAGACACGAGCGCCTCGGCGCCGTCGCGTGGACGGCGGGGGACTACGAGCGCGCGAGGACGGAGCTCGAGGCGGCGCTCCTCCTCCATGAGCGGGCCGGCGAGCACGATTCCACCGCGATCGCCGGCGTGCTCGGCCTGCTGGGCTCGATCGTGCTCGAGCAAGGAGATCCGCCGGCCGCCGTCCGGCTCCACGAGCGCGCGCTGGATCTCGTGGAACCGGCGAGCCCGTCCGGTCCGGCGACGGCCGCCGCGCTCGAGCGGCTCGGAGCGTCGCTCGCCGCCTCCGGGAAGCACCAGGAAGCGAGAACGCACCACCTCCGCGCGCTCGCGATCCGCGAGGCCTCGGGCGACTCGCTCGGGGTCGCGTCGTGCCTCCAGCATGTCGCCCTCGAAGCGGTTCGCGCGGGAGACGCGGCCGCCGCGCGCGCGGCGTTTCTTCGCGCACGATCGATCCTGAATGACGGGGCCAGCCCCGATCATCCCGGAGTGGCGGTCTCCGTGTCCGGTCTCGCCGCGCTCGCGCGGGCCGACGGAGACCTGGACCGTGCGCGCGCTCACGACCGGGAGGCCGTGGCGATTCGACGCCGCGCCCTGGGAAGCGAGCACCCGCTCCTGGCCGAGGCGCTCGTCGCGTATGCGGGCTCCCTGATCCGCACCGGCCACAGCGCCGACGCCGTGGATGCCGCGCTCGAGGCCGAGGGAATCCGACGGGATCATCTGCGCTCCATCGTGCGCTCCGTGCCCGAGAGCCAGGCGCTCCGTTACGAGGCGCGGCTCGCCTCGGGGATCGGAGCCGCGGTGGCGGCGAGCATCCGCACCTGGGACTCCACGGTCGTCGAGCGCGTCTGGGATGCGGTCACGCGGTCGCGCGCGCTCGTCCTCGACGGGATGGCGTCCCGGCACCGATGGACGCAACTTCGCGCGGACAGCGCGATCCTCGCGCTCGCCTCGGACGCGGCGCGCGCGCGACAGGGGATCGCGCGACTCTCCGCTCGCGGACCGGACGGCATGGATCCGCGCGCCTACCGCGCCACGCTGGAGCGCCTGAAGGCAACGAGAGAGGACCTGGAACGGAAGCTCCTGGCTCGGCGCCCGGACGCGGTAGTGGACCTCAAGCGCGACGGAGCGGGGATCGCCGACGTGCGCCAGGCCCTGCCCGCCGGAGGCGGAATCGTGAGTCTGGTCCGCTATCTCGACCCCGCCACCTCGCCTCAGCCGACGGCAGGCCCCGGGGCCGCCGCCGGCGATGGATCCCCCGGACGCTCGTCGCCGGGGACCTGGTCCTACGCCGCGTTCGTCACGTCGGGTGCCTCGAGCCACGGGCGAGTGGTCCCGCTGGGGGACGCGGAGGAGCTGGACTCGCTCGTGGCGACGTGGCGACGGGCCATGACGGTTCGCGGGCGTGAGACGGGCGGCGCGAGCGATGGCGCTGCGCCGTCGGCGGAGCGGCTCGGGAGCATCCTCCGGCAAAGGCTCTGGGATCCCGTCCGGCCTCACCTCGCCGGCGCGGAGCGCGTGATCTTCGTTCCCGACGGCTCGTTCCACCTCGTGAATCCCATGGCGCTGCCGCTGGACGGCGGCCGCTACCTCGTCGAGGAGGGTCCCACGTTCCAGATCCTCTCCTCCGAGCGCGACCTGATCGGGCCGGCGCGACCGGCGGCGCCCGGAACCGGATTCCTGGCTGTCGCCGACCCGGACTTCGACGCTCCGCGCCGCTCGATGTCGGCGCTCGATCCCGTCCGGCAGCGCGACCCGCAGAGGGAGCGGGATCCCGGACCTCGCGACGGCGCGGACCCGGTCTATCGGGGATCGGGCCCGTGCGCGGCGGCTTCCGCTCCGGGCGTCTGGCCGCCGCTCCCCGGGAGCGCGCGCGAGGTGGAGGAGATCGCGCGTCTATGGGAGCGTCGCCACGGGGGAGCCACCCACGTGTTTCGGGACGCCGCGGCAACGGAGGGCGCGGTCCAGAAGCACGCCCCGGGCAAGCGCGCCATCCATCTCGCCACGCACGGGTTCTTCGAGGGCTCCTGCGAAGGGGAGAACCCACTCCTGAGCACCGGGCTCGTGCTCGCCGGCGCGAACCGGGCCGCCGCGGACAGCGCGGAGGGAATGTCCACCGAGGACGGGCTCCTCACCGCGGACGAGATCTCCGGGATGGACCTCGCCGGTCTCGAGTCGGTGGTGCTCTCCGGGTGTGACACCGGCGTCGGCGTCGTGCGCGCCGGGGAGGGAGTCTTCGGACTTCGCCGCGCGTTCGAGATCGCGGGCGCCCAGAGCCTCGTGCTGACCCTCTGGCCCGTTACGGACCGCGACGCAGGCGACTGGACGGTACGCTTCTACGAAGCGCGGCTCGTGAAGGGGCTCGACACCGCGTCCGCCGCGCGCGACGCGAGCCGGCGCGTCCTGGAGCAGCAACGCGCGGCGGGGCAGGCGATCGATCCGTTTCCCTGGGGAGCCTTCATCGCCGCGGGAAGGTGA
- a CDS encoding inorganic diphosphatase → MSNAWHDVPWRTDAGDHVHAIIEIPEGSKVKYELHKKTGLLIADRVLYSAVHYPANYGFIPQTYCPDGDPLDILVLSQQPLAPLSIARARPIGVMKMKDEKGEDDKIIAAHVDDPQFAHLREISELPEHWTAELRRFFLDYKVLEKKEVTVERMLGRPDAERVVAEAVALYNARIDELRA, encoded by the coding sequence ATGAGCAACGCCTGGCACGACGTCCCGTGGCGAACCGATGCCGGCGATCACGTGCACGCGATCATCGAGATTCCCGAAGGATCGAAGGTGAAGTACGAGCTCCACAAGAAGACGGGACTCCTGATCGCGGACCGCGTGCTCTACTCGGCGGTCCATTACCCCGCGAACTACGGATTCATTCCGCAGACCTACTGTCCCGATGGCGACCCGCTCGACATCCTCGTGCTGAGCCAGCAGCCGCTCGCGCCGCTCTCCATCGCGCGGGCGCGCCCCATCGGCGTCATGAAGATGAAGGACGAGAAGGGGGAGGACGACAAGATCATCGCCGCGCACGTGGACGATCCGCAGTTCGCGCATCTGCGCGAGATCTCGGAGCTGCCGGAGCACTGGACCGCGGAGCTTCGCCGCTTCTTCCTCGACTACAAGGTGCTCGAGAAGAAGGAGGTCACGGTGGAGCGCATGCTGGGACGGCCCGACGCCGAGCGCGTGGTCGCCGAAGCGGTCGCGCTCTACAACGCGCGAATCGACGAGCTTCGGGCCTAG
- a CDS encoding lipid-binding SYLF domain-containing protein, translated as MIRILIRLAILLSLLQLAANVSHAQESGKKPTKEERRLDDAKAVYQELAASEVPKQLLEKCKCVAVVPGVVKGALGFGGRHGKGVLSCRDAAGTWSPPIFLTLSGGSFGLQIGVEKADVVLFFMNEKGARSLVESKFTLSGKAGVAAGPVGRTGEAATDIKLNAEIYSYAKSKGLFAGISLEGSRLAPDNDALKRFYGESARPDAILFQQNAPSRPASIQPFLQVLP; from the coding sequence ATGATCCGAATTCTCATCCGTCTCGCGATTCTCCTCTCGCTCCTTCAGCTCGCGGCCAACGTCTCTCACGCGCAGGAAAGCGGGAAGAAACCCACCAAGGAAGAACGGCGGCTCGACGACGCGAAGGCCGTGTATCAGGAGCTCGCTGCCTCCGAAGTTCCGAAGCAGCTCCTCGAGAAGTGCAAGTGCGTCGCCGTCGTTCCGGGCGTGGTGAAGGGCGCGCTCGGATTCGGAGGCCGTCACGGAAAGGGTGTCCTGTCCTGTCGCGACGCGGCGGGGACGTGGAGCCCTCCGATCTTCCTCACCCTCTCCGGCGGCAGCTTCGGGCTCCAGATCGGGGTGGAGAAGGCGGACGTCGTCCTCTTCTTCATGAACGAGAAGGGCGCGCGATCGCTCGTCGAGAGCAAGTTCACGCTGAGCGGGAAGGCGGGCGTGGCCGCGGGGCCGGTGGGTAGGACGGGGGAGGCCGCCACGGACATCAAGCTGAACGCGGAGATCTACTCCTACGCGAAGAGCAAGGGCCTCTTCGCCGGGATCTCGCTCGAGGGTTCGCGCCTCGCTCCCGACAACGACGCTCTGAAGCGCTTCTACGGCGAGTCCGCTCGACCCGACGCGATCCTCTTCCAGCAGAATGCCCCGAGCCGTCCCGCGTCGATCCAGCCGTTCCTGCAAGTGCTTCCGTAG